CTATTGGCCGATGGATATTTAGCATGGGAACCAATGATTTCCTCAAAGTAACACCAAAAAGCATTCAGCTCACAACCGAAAGTATCATCGTGGATTCGAAAAAAACAGCGATTAAAGACCTCAGCCACTTTTCGGACAACAACTGGACCAATGAGATCAAATTGCTCACCCATAGCAATGAAATAGTACTCCGCACTTCCCGAAATGGTATTTTTAGCAGTGATAGCTTTACAGTAGTAATGGATTTTCTGATTAATCAAAAATAGTACAATTTAATTCCATCTAATTAGTTTTAAAAGAGGCTAGCGTACTGTAATTGACTATTTTTGAGATACTAATCACTATATCTTTATGAAAACAGCAACGGTACTCCTTTTGTCATTGAGCTTTTTTATACATTCTGGTCTTCAGGCACAACAAAAACAAACTACATCCAACCGTCAGGCGGATGCTTTTATTGTCGGAAAAATGAAAAGCCTAAAGATTCCAGGATTGGCATTTGCAGTAATCAAAGATGGAAAGCAGGTATACAGTGCCACTTATGGGATGGGAAACTTGGAATGGCAGACAAAAGTAACACCACAGACCAACTTCCAAATTGCATCCTGTACCAAACTTTTAACCTCAACATTGGTATTAAAAACCCTCTATAATGGCAAACTGAATCTTGAGGATCCGGTAAGCAAATATGTTGATTCGATCCCCTTTTACTGGAAGGAATTAAAGATAAAGCACCTGTTGAGCCATTCCAGTGGCATCCGGAATTTTGAGGGTGACACTTATGCCTCAGAAACTACAGTTTTAAAAGCCATAAAAGAAGCCGCACCAGAATATGCGCCCGGAACAGACCAGCACTATGCACAGTTTGACTTTATGCTGATGGGGTACATCCTTGAAAAAATATACCACAAACCGTTTGTTCAAATTCTGAAAGATGAGGTAACAACCCCGCTTGGAATGAAAAATGGCGGATATGACATGGAATTAAAGGTAGGAACCTTTATGCGAACAGATCTTATTCCACAAAAAGTCACTACCTATTATGACCTGGAAGGAAAAACACAGGCCTATAAGTTTCTTTATCCTCAGTTTACCTATACCGCAGGCGGATACTTTGCCTCTTTAGACAACATGTCCCAATGGGCTATTGGTCTCGATCAGGGTACGTTATTTCCTAAAGATTTCGGGAACCAATATATTTATGAACGGGACAGTATCGGAAGTCGTATTTCTGAATTTTCGAAAGTAGGCTGGGCTTTGGAAAATGAAAATGGAATACTGTATGGCGGTCATAGTGGCGGCCCAGGACTTGGTGATATCCTGCGTTTTCCAGAGGAAGGATATACTTTTATTGTACTTTCCAATGACGGTGAATTGCTACCCGATTTTGCCAGAGCTATTGCTCCCTTGTATATTAAAGCATTATCCCCAAAAACCGAAATTCGTAAATTTGAACGTTAGTCCTTCTTAAATAAAATCTACTTATGAAAAAACTATGGTTCCTTATCTGCCTGCTTTCAGTTACTGTACACAGTACCGCACAGCAATTAAAACCCGGTTTCGACAAAGCAGAGTACATTGAATTATTAAAAGTCACTGCAAAACATACCAATCCCGATCATTTTAAAGATGTGCCATATCCCGAACATTTCACACTGGCTTACCGCTCCCCAATTGTAGGGCTGGAAAATACCTGGGAATTGTGGACCAATCCTGAACATGTTGCGGCTATCAGTATCCGTGGCACTACAGAAAATACACTGAGCTGGCTTGCGAACGTATATGCGGCTATGGTCCCTGCAAAAGGCGAATTAAAATTAGGGCCTAATGATACTTTTCCCTACGAGCTTGCCGAAAATCCGGAAGCCGCAGTCCACGTAGGCTGGCTCCTGTCTACTGCTTATCTCA
The Flavobacterium kingsejongi genome window above contains:
- a CDS encoding serine hydrolase domain-containing protein; translated protein: MKTATVLLLSLSFFIHSGLQAQQKQTTSNRQADAFIVGKMKSLKIPGLAFAVIKDGKQVYSATYGMGNLEWQTKVTPQTNFQIASCTKLLTSTLVLKTLYNGKLNLEDPVSKYVDSIPFYWKELKIKHLLSHSSGIRNFEGDTYASETTVLKAIKEAAPEYAPGTDQHYAQFDFMLMGYILEKIYHKPFVQILKDEVTTPLGMKNGGYDMELKVGTFMRTDLIPQKVTTYYDLEGKTQAYKFLYPQFTYTAGGYFASLDNMSQWAIGLDQGTLFPKDFGNQYIYERDSIGSRISEFSKVGWALENENGILYGGHSGGPGLGDILRFPEEGYTFIVLSNDGELLPDFARAIAPLYIKALSPKTEIRKFER